The genome window GGACAGAAAAGGAGAAGAAGTTCATGATTTCAACTAACAGCAAAGACTTATTAGCAATGCCAATTAGTGATTTTATTATTTCATCTGAAAAAGTTGCGCACGTACAAAGTGGAAATAGTGCGGAACATGCACTCCTAGTACTTACACGTACAGGGTATTCGTCGATACCTGTTTTAGATTTGAAATATCGGCTTCAAGGTTTACTAAGCATGAAAATGATTACTGAATCCATTCTTGGACTAGAACATATTGAATATGAAAAGCTACCCGATATTAAAGTGGATACGATTATGGATAAAGATATCGCTGTATTAAAGTTGACGGATACTTTTCAGCGAGCTCTCGACTTAGTTATTAATCACGCCTTTTTATGTGTTGTGGACGATGACGGAACATTTGCGGGAATATTAACGAGACGTGTTATTTTAAAGCAATTGAAAAAATATATTTATCAAAAAGAGTAGTAGTTTAAGAGGGGACTCAGATGAAAATCATGAGGCCCTCTTTGCTTGTATCGGAGGTTTACTGATTAATGGCAACGGAGGCAGAAATTTTAAAAGTACTAGCAGAGGAACGTAATATGCGTAAAGCAGCGGAACGTTTATTTTTATCCCAACCAGCGCTTTCGCAACGGCTGCAAACTATTGAAAAGGACTGGGGCGCGCAGTTATTTATTCGTTCGCAAAAAGGACTTACAGCGACTCCTGCTGGAGAGCTTATAATTGCTTATGCGACTGAAATGCTGAGCAAAAAAGAAGAGATTTTTGAAACAATCCAATCATTAACGACGAAAGTAAACGGGACATTGAAAATTGCCTGTGCTTCGATTG of Lysinibacillus agricola contains these proteins:
- the cbpB gene encoding cyclic-di-AMP-binding protein CbpB codes for the protein MISTNSKDLLAMPISDFIISSEKVAHVQSGNSAEHALLVLTRTGYSSIPVLDLKYRLQGLLSMKMITESILGLEHIEYEKLPDIKVDTIMDKDIAVLKLTDTFQRALDLVINHAFLCVVDDDGTFAGILTRRVILKQLKKYIYQKE